The following is a genomic window from Methanothrix sp..
CAGGCCGTTCGCATAGAATTGCATCGGATAGCTCAGTGCGAAGAAGGATCTTCCGAGGAGAAAGTTCAGAGCAAAAGCTGCGCCGATTGCGATTAAGACAATCAATCCGTAATAAATAGGCGTAGAGAGGTGCTGAAGCCGATGTGCACGTGATCTGATGTGTATGATACTATCGTTTAAAAGGCTGAGTGATGCGTAGATCAAGATCATGATCACGACGATCGTAGCAGCAGGATCCAATGGGATCCTATCGGGAAGAATCTTGTCCACTGTGCTGACCACAAGTCTGTAAATGCTCGGCAGTCTCATGCTCCACCACAATAATGGAACGGCAAAGGCGGATAGCGACAGAACGAGAGCCCTGATGGCGTCTTGATGGTTTTTAGAAACGAACAGCAGATATGCAAGTGCGAATGAGTTGATCCAGACAACGAATATAATTGCTGTTAAATGATGCGTGAGCGCGAGAGAGCTTATGATTATTAGAGCAGCCGGAAGGTAGCGGGTGCTGCAAAAGGCTCTGTATGAGAGGTAGAAAGCGATCAGCGCCATGGGGATGCCGAGAGATTCAGTTGCAGCCTGGGATATCCAGTGTACGTATGCGGTACCAACCGAGAGAAGCAGTCCGGAGGCTATGGCGATCCTGCTGTCGAAGAAGTCCCTTGCGATTAGATAGAGGGAGAGAATGCCAGCTGCGCTGAACGCTGGGATTAAAAACTTCTGGAGGGTCATGGCTTCTGTGTGCATATACGTTGACGCGGCCGCGATCAGAGTGTGAAGCGCGGGCTGCTGGTCTGGATAGTATACGGGTGAGAGGAGTCCGCTCTTCATAATTTTGAGTATCATCGAGTACTCGAACCACGGGTCGCCCCATGTGAGATACTTGAAGCGAAACGCCAGCACCAGGGATGACTGAACGGTGCAGAGTGCGAGGCCAACCGGACTTTCTGTCAGCCAGGTACGGTATACCAGAATAGAATAGCAGGCTGCGAACAGTATCACAGCCACTATGTTAGTCCTGCTAAGGGCAAGCCCCAAGAGACCACATAGAAAAAGCATGATCTCAAGTTCATGATCGGTTCTCCTTAGATCTCCCATGCTCTCATCCTATCCCGTTTGATCGTTCAAATTTTTCAAGCATACTTGATAAAACTATTTTACTGACATTCACATCACCGTCAGCGCCAGCGTGATCATCCCCATGGATATGCAGAACCAGGAGAAGCTGACCTCCCTGGCGAATCTCATGAGCATGTCCATCGTCGCATACCCTGCGATGAACGATGATGTTAGCATTGCAGCTCCGGGCAGCGGCTGAATCGAGAGGGATCCTGTGAGGCACTCGAGCGCGATCGCGCCGAGCACAGCAGGCACGCTTATTATGAATGATATCAGCAGAGCCTCCTCCTGCTTCACCCCCCGCATCAGCAGAACTGTGAGTGTGGTGCCGGATCTCGACACCCCGGGAAGTATCGAGAAGCCCTGCGCCAGCCCGAGGAGGGCCATGTCCTTCGTTGTGATATCCTCCATGTTTCTGGTGGACGAGCCACGCAGCATGAGCATCAGCCCTGTGATTATGAGAAGAGATCCTATGAGCAGAGTCGCCTTTTCGCCGCCTGTGAAGCTTTCCCTGAATAGCATGTAAAGGGGCACGCCAGTCACCCCTGTGAAGAGCGTGGCGACGATCATGGTTCTCATGAGCTTTGATTCCATCATCATGAACTCACGCCTGAACCTTACGATCACGGCCAGCATCGTGCCTGTGTGCAGGAATATCGAGGATGAGAGCGCGTCAGAGGGGCTCATACCCAGCCAGTTCATCATCGCCAGCATCGTCTGGCCCTCGCTGCTCACAGGCAGCCATTCCGTGAT
Proteins encoded in this region:
- a CDS encoding glycosyltransferase family 39 protein, with translation MLFLCGLLGLALSRTNIVAVILFAACYSILVYRTWLTESPVGLALCTVQSSLVLAFRFKYLTWGDPWFEYSMILKIMKSGLLSPVYYPDQQPALHTLIAAASTYMHTEAMTLQKFLIPAFSAAGILSLYLIARDFFDSRIAIASGLLLSVGTAYVHWISQAATESLGIPMALIAFYLSYRAFCSTRYLPAALIIISSLALTHHLTAIIFVVWINSFALAYLLFVSKNHQDAIRALVLSLSAFAVPLLWWSMRLPSIYRLVVSTVDKILPDRIPLDPAATIVVIMILIYASLSLLNDSIIHIRSRAHRLQHLSTPIYYGLIVLIAIGAAFALNFLLGRSFFALSYPMQFYANGLMMIILAVVGLRGFMNTRGIPFLAWSGGLAVLFLGSILKLYYFEDPLRFIEFIYPSLAVVGAYGIVSMVQRMDSKAGATAMALICLLSLVVAFPSTVFWGQEFPPGDPRYDARAYVIYHPETEIMALGYLRDHSAEGMLHTDRYVGYASLQLENITSDLSIDLLERKSTSVREKLDPDSFSDGIDFVLVRERMMRYAEFGEWLLKEKKPLKGDVIEKLERKTSRIYDNGEAWIYMG
- a CDS encoding undecaprenyl-diphosphate phosphatase, with protein sequence MDAFQALLLGALQGITEWLPVSSEGQTMLAMMNWLGMSPSDALSSSIFLHTGTMLAVIVRFRREFMMMESKLMRTMIVATLFTGVTGVPLYMLFRESFTGGEKATLLIGSLLIITGLMLMLRGSSTRNMEDITTKDMALLGLAQGFSILPGVSRSGTTLTVLLMRGVKQEEALLISFIISVPAVLGAIALECLTGSLSIQPLPGAAMLTSSFIAGYATMDMLMRFAREVSFSWFCISMGMITLALTVM